A genomic segment from bacterium encodes:
- the rimO gene encoding 30S ribosomal protein S12 methylthiotransferase RimO — protein sequence MVKPTVSVISLGCPKNRVDSEVILGLLGKIGYPLTTFYNEADIVIINTCSFIELARDESYRVIKDVLSKKKAAQKLIVCGCLPQLIREKLFQEFPNIDAIIGSADFYKLPDIVSKLLNEVRPRGNNKIAEISEPIFIYDSSFPRLVSTPPSYAYLKISDGCSNRCSYCNIYRLRGEYRSREIRDIVDEAYKLANMGVKELILVGQDTTNFGMDKGGYLLPSLLQELESIDRIHWIRILYTHPAHFSEELIKVISNSKKVCRYIDIPLQHTHNEILTHMCRPYYEVSKSVIYELRKSIPDITLRTTFIVGFPGEKDDHFKKLIDDVQELEFDWLGAFTYSQEMGTKAFEFANQVPTNVKEERLARLMEVQRNITIRKNQQKVGKFFQVLVDSESEGHTEFQSPELDGKIIFSRKLTAGEIFSGRVKRIVNDYDLEVEFNLNNA from the coding sequence ATGGTTAAGCCTACAGTAAGTGTCATTTCATTAGGGTGTCCAAAGAATAGAGTTGATTCAGAGGTAATTTTGGGTCTACTTGGTAAAATAGGATACCCACTTACCACATTTTATAATGAAGCAGATATTGTTATTATAAACACTTGCTCTTTTATAGAACTGGCGCGTGATGAGTCATACAGGGTTATTAAAGATGTATTATCTAAAAAGAAGGCTGCCCAAAAACTTATAGTGTGTGGCTGTCTACCTCAGCTTATAAGAGAAAAGCTTTTTCAAGAGTTTCCTAATATTGATGCCATCATTGGGAGTGCCGACTTTTATAAATTACCAGACATAGTTTCAAAGCTACTTAATGAGGTGCGACCTCGTGGGAACAATAAAATAGCTGAGATTAGTGAACCTATTTTCATTTACGATTCAAGTTTTCCTCGTCTTGTCTCTACTCCACCTTCCTATGCTTATTTAAAGATTTCAGATGGCTGTTCAAATCGCTGCTCTTACTGCAATATTTACAGGCTACGTGGTGAATATAGGAGTAGAGAAATAAGAGATATAGTTGATGAGGCATACAAACTTGCTAATATGGGAGTAAAAGAGCTTATTTTAGTTGGTCAGGATACGACAAATTTTGGTATGGATAAAGGTGGGTATCTACTGCCTTCACTACTACAGGAGCTTGAAAGCATTGACAGAATACACTGGATTCGCATACTTTATACACATCCAGCCCATTTTAGTGAAGAACTTATTAAGGTTATCAGCAATAGTAAGAAGGTATGTAGATACATAGATATACCTTTACAGCATACTCATAACGAGATTCTAACTCATATGTGCCGTCCATATTATGAAGTAAGTAAGAGTGTAATTTATGAGTTAAGGAAGAGTATTCCGGATATTACTTTACGGACAACTTTTATTGTCGGCTTCCCTGGTGAGAAAGATGACCATTTTAAAAAGCTTATAGATGATGTACAAGAACTTGAATTTGACTGGTTAGGTGCATTTACTTACTCGCAGGAAATGGGGACAAAAGCTTTTGAGTTTGCTAATCAAGTACCAACCAATGTAAAAGAGGAGCGGTTAGCAAGGCTTATGGAGGTACAAAGAAATATTACAATAAGGAAGAATCAACAAAAGGTGGGTAAGTTTTTTCAAGTGTTAGTTGATAGTGAAAGTGAGGGGCATACTGAATTTCAATCACCTGAATTAGACGGTAAAATTATATTTTCTCGTAAATTAACTGCGGGTGAGATATTCTCAGGTAGAGTGAAAAGAATAGTTAACGATTATGATTTGGAAGTTGAATTCAACCTAAATAATGCGTAA
- a CDS encoding fibronectin type III domain-containing protein, with amino-acid sequence MFGIVFQPKITSNQYERQPADVIIGQPDSMTVRPCKAQDGVHNPLNLWFDSDYLWVGEFKFADRVLGYRANISAIIPEAPCSLIAIAISNHQINLSWVDNATNEQGFKLERKIGATGTYEQIKYLSANTISYSDRGLNSNIEYFYRIRAYNRYGDSDYSGVYYHPVCHSKEVLGKVRDI; translated from the coding sequence ATGTTTGGAATAGTATTCCAACCCAAAATAACCAGCAACCAGTATGAGCGTCAGCCAGCTGATGTAATAATAGGTCAACCTGATTCTATGACAGTTAGACCGTGTAAGGCACAAGATGGAGTCCATAATCCTCTTAATCTATGGTTTGATAGCGATTATCTATGGGTAGGAGAATTCAAGTTTGCTGATAGAGTACTCGGCTACAGGGCAAATATTTCTGCTATTATACCAGAAGCACCTTGCAGCTTGATAGCTATAGCGATATCAAACCATCAGATTAATCTTAGTTGGGTAGATAATGCTACGAATGAACAAGGCTTTAAATTAGAACGAAAGATAGGGGCTACCGGAACATACGAGCAAATAAAATACTTAAGTGCCAATACTATCAGTTACAGCGACAGAGGGCTCAATAGCAATATAGAATACTTCTATAGGATAAGGGCGTATAATCGCTACGGTGATTCAGACTATTCTGGGGTCTACTATCATCCGGTATGCCATTCCAAAGAGGTGTTGGGCAAGGTTAGAGATATATAA
- the queA gene encoding tRNA preQ1(34) S-adenosylmethionine ribosyltransferase-isomerase QueA, translating into MLVADFDYKSPKELIAQYPPKERGSSKLLVLHRTTGKIEHRMFHNIIEYLGSGDTLVLNETKVIKARLIGKRVDTGGKVEIFLLRPLGSDDSKNPVEWEVLISPARAKKVGVKVEFGPNFGGEIKSVGEHHIFKFYYSGDFLNLLDKYGIVPLPPYIKRAPIPDDYFRYQTVYATVPGACAAPTAGLHFTQFILDKLIEQGVEVAKLVLHTGLGSFKPIKSDKVESHQMEPEYYEITVDTIDKIRLAKRVVAVGTTTVRALESLGEVASSLQDYKGWTNKFIYPPYEFKWVDALITNFHLPKSTPLLLVCAFVGRDLIFKAYNEAINCGYKFYSYGDAMLII; encoded by the coding sequence ATGTTAGTAGCTGATTTTGATTATAAATCGCCAAAAGAGTTAATTGCCCAGTATCCACCAAAAGAGAGGGGGAGTTCAAAGTTACTTGTTTTACATAGGACAACAGGAAAAATTGAGCATAGAATGTTTCATAATATAATAGAATATTTAGGATCCGGTGATACTCTTGTTTTAAATGAGACTAAAGTTATAAAGGCAAGACTTATTGGTAAAAGGGTTGATACTGGTGGTAAAGTAGAGATATTTCTACTTAGACCTTTAGGCTCTGATGATTCTAAGAATCCTGTGGAATGGGAAGTTCTTATATCACCGGCTCGGGCAAAAAAGGTGGGAGTTAAAGTAGAGTTTGGACCTAATTTTGGGGGTGAAATAAAGAGTGTAGGGGAGCACCACATTTTTAAATTCTATTATTCAGGCGATTTTTTAAACTTACTTGATAAATATGGGATAGTTCCTCTCCCTCCTTATATAAAAAGGGCACCTATACCTGATGATTATTTTAGGTACCAGACAGTTTATGCAACTGTTCCCGGTGCGTGTGCTGCTCCGACAGCTGGATTGCACTTTACTCAGTTTATATTAGATAAGTTAATAGAGCAAGGTGTAGAGGTTGCAAAACTTGTCTTACACACTGGGCTTGGCAGTTTCAAGCCTATAAAGAGTGATAAAGTTGAATCCCATCAAATGGAGCCCGAATATTATGAAATTACAGTTGATACAATAGATAAAATTAGACTTGCAAAAAGGGTAGTTGCCGTCGGCACCACTACAGTGAGAGCACTTGAGAGTTTGGGCGAGGTTGCCTCGTCTCTACAGGACTATAAAGGTTGGACAAATAAATTTATTTATCCACCTTATGAGTTTAAATGGGTAGATGCTTTAATAACAAACTTCCATCTCCCAAAATCAACCCCCCTTTTGCTTGTCTGTGCATTTGTGGGTCGTGACCTTATTTTCAAAGCATATAATGAGGCAATAAACTGTGGATATAAGTTCTATTCATATGGAGACGCAATGCTTATAATATGA